One part of the Herpetosiphonaceae bacterium genome encodes these proteins:
- a CDS encoding acetyl ornithine aminotransferase family protein has translation MAQASVDDVKTERPGPVSQTIVRRDTQVLAPVSGRVYPFVMERGLGCEVWDADGNRYLDFNAGIAVVATGHSHPRVVKAIQDQAAKFIHMAATDFYNEPQVRLGEKMTSLMPKSDEWRIFFANSGTESVEAAIKLARYATGRQGIIAFFGAFHGRSYGSLSLTASKPRQRAGYFPLLPGVEHAYYPNPYRPPLGSDPSRVVDTCLDYIEHTLFETVLPPGEVAAIVIEPIQGEGGYIVPPQDWFPRLRTLCDRHGILLVADEVQSGVGRTGKMWGFEHFGVMPDIVTSAKGLGSGMPIGACIARKDLTDNWLPGAHGNTYGGNALACTAAYETLCLVEEELMENAREVGGYMQACLEQIAARSNNIGQIRGKGLMIGCEFVKDKATREPDHDGAEQVMVDAFRRGLLLLTCGKSTIRFCPPLVLTREQVDEGLAIFEETIQAVYSR, from the coding sequence GTGGCGCAAGCAAGTGTAGATGATGTTAAGACCGAGCGACCAGGCCCGGTGTCACAGACGATCGTTCGCCGTGATACGCAGGTGCTCGCACCTGTCTCTGGGCGCGTCTATCCCTTTGTGATGGAGCGCGGCCTGGGCTGCGAGGTATGGGATGCCGACGGCAACCGCTATCTCGACTTCAACGCCGGGATCGCCGTGGTCGCGACCGGCCACTCGCATCCACGGGTGGTCAAGGCGATCCAGGATCAGGCAGCGAAGTTTATTCATATGGCCGCCACCGACTTCTACAACGAGCCGCAGGTGCGGCTGGGCGAGAAAATGACATCGCTGATGCCAAAGTCGGATGAGTGGCGTATCTTCTTCGCCAACTCCGGCACCGAGTCGGTCGAGGCCGCGATCAAGCTGGCGCGCTACGCGACCGGACGCCAGGGGATTATCGCGTTTTTCGGGGCGTTTCATGGCCGCTCCTACGGCTCGCTCTCGCTGACGGCCTCCAAGCCGCGCCAGCGCGCGGGCTACTTCCCGCTGCTGCCGGGCGTCGAGCACGCCTACTATCCGAACCCCTACCGCCCGCCGCTGGGCAGCGATCCGTCGCGCGTCGTCGATACCTGCCTGGATTATATCGAGCATACGCTGTTCGAGACGGTGCTGCCGCCGGGCGAAGTCGCCGCGATCGTAATCGAGCCGATCCAGGGCGAGGGCGGCTACATCGTCCCGCCGCAGGATTGGTTCCCCCGGCTGCGCACGCTCTGCGACAGGCACGGTATCCTGCTCGTGGCCGATGAGGTCCAGTCGGGTGTGGGCCGCACCGGTAAAATGTGGGGCTTTGAGCACTTCGGCGTGATGCCGGACATCGTCACCAGCGCCAAGGGCCTGGGGTCGGGCATGCCGATCGGCGCGTGCATCGCGCGCAAGGATCTGACCGATAACTGGCTGCCGGGCGCGCATGGCAATACCTACGGCGGCAACGCGCTGGCCTGTACTGCGGCATATGAGACGCTGTGCCTGGTCGAAGAAGAGCTGATGGAGAATGCCCGCGAGGTTGGGGGGTACATGCAGGCATGCCTTGAGCAGATCGCGGCGCGCTCGAACAATATCGGTCAGATTCGCGGCAAAGGCCTGATGATTGGCTGTGAGTTCGTCAAAGACAAAGCGACCAGGGAGCCGGATCACGACGGCGCGGAGCAGGTGATGGTCGATGCGTTCCGGCGCGGCCTGCTGCTGCTGACCTGCGGCAAGTCCACGATCCGCTTCTGCCCCCCGCTGGTGCTCACCAGGGAGCAGGTCGATGAAGGTCTGGCGATCTTCGAGGAGACGATCCAGGCGGTCTATTCGCGCTAG
- a CDS encoding GNAT family protein, which yields MPVLSGRLLHGTHVKLTACTLHDVPTMIRWYQDDNLLRLLDALPARPRTESGLTEWITKHHKASDSFLFGVRLMGDDTLIGCIEIDGVLWTHQTAWLAIVIGSEIHRGKGYGCEAMELALRFAFLELNLYRVQLTVFGYNERAIALYDKLGFQREGVYRECLHREGRRYDMLLYGLLRHEWAARQTRNEDPQGESS from the coding sequence ATGCCTGTGTTATCTGGACGATTACTGCATGGGACGCATGTCAAGCTCACCGCCTGCACGCTGCATGATGTCCCAACGATGATCCGCTGGTACCAGGACGACAATCTGCTCCGGCTGCTGGACGCGCTGCCTGCGCGGCCCAGAACCGAGAGCGGCCTCACCGAATGGATCACCAAGCATCACAAGGCATCGGATTCCTTTTTGTTCGGCGTGCGGCTGATGGGAGACGATACGCTGATCGGCTGTATCGAGATCGATGGCGTGCTGTGGACTCATCAGACCGCGTGGCTGGCGATCGTGATCGGCAGTGAGATCCACCGGGGCAAAGGCTACGGCTGTGAGGCGATGGAGCTTGCGCTGCGCTTCGCGTTTCTTGAGCTTAACCTGTACCGCGTGCAGCTCACGGTCTTCGGCTACAACGAGCGGGCAATTGCGCTCTACGATAAGCTCGGATTTCAGCGCGAAGGTGTGTACCGCGAGTGCCTGCATCGCGAGGGGCGGCGCTACGATATGCTGCTGTACGGGCTGCTGCGGCATGAGTGGGCGGCGCGGCAGACGCGAAACGAGGACCCTCAGGGAGAGTCCTCGTAG